The genomic DNA CGTTCGCGGCGGCGACGGCCTTGTTGATCTCGGCCAGCAGGTCGGGGTCGTTGCGCAGGTCGGAGACCGTCGCGGACTCGGGCTTGCCGTTGGCGGCCTTCCACTGCGGGAACGCCTCGGGGTCGATGGTGACCAGCGCGGCGATGTAGGGCTGCGCGTCGCCGACGACCATCGCCTGCGAGATCAGCGGGTTGCTGCGCAGCGCGTCCTCCAGGCCGGCGGGGGAGACGTTCTTACCGCCCGCCGTGACGATGAGCTCCTTCTTGCGCCCGGTGATCGACAGGTAGCCGTCGTCGTCGATCGAGCCCAGGTCGCCGGTGTGGAACCAGCCGTCCTCGATGGCGGCCTTGGTGGCCTCCTCGTTGTGCCAGTACCCGCGGAACACGACGGAGCCCTTGAGCAGGATCTCGCCGTCCTCGGCGATCTTCGCGGCCTGGCCGGCGAGCGGTCGCCCGACCGTGCCGATCTTCTGAGCGCCCGCCACGTTCACGGTGATCGCCGCGGTGGTCTCGGTGAGGCCGTAGCCCTCCATGACCGTGACGCCGACGCCGCGGAAGAAGTGGCCCAGGCGGGCACCGAGGGGAGCGCCGCCGGAGATCGCGACCTTGCAGTTCCCGCCGAGCGCGGCCTTGAGCTTGCCGTAGACCAGCTTGTCGAACAGGGTGTGCTTGGCCTTGAGGATCAGGCCGGCGCCGCCGGTGTCCTGGGCCTGGCTGTACTCGATCGCGGTCTGCACGGCCGCGTCGAAGATCTTGCCCTTACCGCCGTCGACGGCGCTCTGCTGGGCGGAGGCGTACACCTTCTCGAAGACGCGGGGGACCGACAGGATCAGGGTGGGCTTGAACACCGAGAACTGCGGCACCAGGTTCTTGGTGTCGTTGAAATGCCCGACGAGTGCGCCGCCCTTGAAGCAGGCGATGTTCACGGCGCGCGCCAGCACGTGCGCCAGCGGGAGGAACATGACGTTCGAGCCGCCGCGGATGGCCTCGCCGAACGGGGAGGCGAGGATCGCCTCGGCCTCGCTCATGAGGTTGGAGTGCGTCAGCTCGCAGCCCTTGGGGCGGCCGGTGGTGCCGGAGGTGTAGATCAGGGTGGCCAGGTCGTCGGCCGTCACGTCCGCACGCCCGGCGTGCACCTGCTCGTCGGTGACCTCCGCGCCCTCGGCGGTGAGCGTCGCGACGGCACCCGGCGCGTCGTCGGTGGGGTCGATCTGCAGCACGCGCCGCACGGAGTGGAGGTTCGTGAGTTCGGCCACCTCGGCGGCCTGCTTCGGGCCCTCGATGATCATGAGGACGGCGTCCGAATCCTCGAGGATCCAGTCGATCTGCCCGGAGGAGCTCGTCTCGTAGACGGGCACGGTGACGCCGCCGACGGCCCAGATCGCGAAGTCGATGAGCGGCCACTCGTACCGCGTCGAGGAGACGAGCGCGACGCGGTCGCCGGGCTTGACGCCCTGTGCGATGAGCCCCTTCGCGACGCCCAGGATCTCCTGCTCGTACTGCTTGGAGGTGACCGGCTCCCAGGTCCCCGCGACGAGGCGCTTGATCCGGACGCTGTCCGGGTCCGTGCGGGCCACATCGAAGACGACGTCGACCGTGGAGGCCGAGGGGTCGATGGTGTAGTTGGCGGGAACGCTGATCTCGCGCACGAATCCTCCGGGTCGCAAACGGTGGTGTTGTGGTGAACCTTACACCGCTGATCCGGGCGGGTTCCGGGCCCGAACCGACCCGGCACCGTCCGCCCCGCAGCCGGATGTGTGAAGCTTAGGAGGTGAGCACCATCCAAGTGGCCGACGTCGCCTTCGTCGCCGCCCACCCGAGTGCCGTGGCCGCCGCGATGGCGGGCGCGCAGCGGTGGCGCGGCTGGTTCCCCGACCTGCGACTGACCGTCACCGAGGACCGGGGCGACAAGGGGATCCGCTGGAAGGTCGACGGTCCCGTCACCGGGACCTCGGAGTTCTGGATCGAGCCCCACCTCGACGGGAGCCTGCTGCACTACTTCCTGCACGCGGAGCCGACGACGCCCAGGACCCCCGAGCAGATCGTCGCCGAGGTGCGCGAGCGCCGGGTCCGCGGGCACGACGTGATGTTCGACGTGAAGTTCACCGCAGAGGACGGTCGCGTCCTGGGCGGTCCCGCCGCCGGGGAGGTGGAGCGTGTCTGACGCGGAACGCACCCGCGAATCCATCGTCATCGCAGCGCCTCCGGAGCGGATCATGGCGGCGATCTCGGCCTTCGACCGTTACCCCGAGTGGGTCTCGGCGGCGCGCGAGGTCACGGTCCTCGAGACCACCCCGGACGGCCATCCGCGGCGCGTGCGGTTCGTCCTGGAGGAGGGCTTCCTCCGGGATACGTACGAGCTCGAGTACCGCTGGGCGCCCGGCGGCCGATCGGTCGAATGGGACCTCGCGGCGAGCACGCTGCAGAGCACCCAGCACGGCCGGTACGACCTGACGCCGACCGCCGACGGTGCCGGCACCACGGTCACGTACACGCTCGAGGTGACCCTGCAGATCCCGATGCTCGGAATGCTCCGCCGCAAGGCGGAGAAGGCGATCACCGACACCGCCCTCAAGGAGCTCAAGCGCCACGTCGAGGGCGAGTCGGCGGCCGAATCCTGATGTCCGGGGAGGGCACCGCGACCCGGCTGCTGCTGGTGTCCGGAGCCGGGGGAGCGGGCCGCACCACCCTGGCGACGTCGCTGGCGGCCCGTGCCGCGGGGCGCGGGCGGACCCTGCTCGTCACCGTCGGGCGGGCCGTCGACCCGCTCCTGGCCGACGGGACGGGGCCGTTCGACCACGTGCACCTGAACCCGGTGGAGTTGCTCGCGCAGTGGTGGGAGGGCCTGGCGGCCACCGTCCGAGCCGGCCGGGGGCTCGCGGGCGACGGCGCCGACGCCGGTGCCGCGGGGTTCGACCCCTTCGCGCTCGAGCCGCCCGAATTGACGGGCCTCGCGGACGCGGAGCACGTCCTCGTCCTCCGCGCGATCACCGGGCACGTCGATTCGGGTGCGTACCGCACCGTCGTCGTGGACGGTCCCGCGTTCGACGGCCTGGTCTCCCTGCTGAGCGCCCCCGCGTCGCTGGCCGTGTACCTCGAGCGGGTGTGGCCGCGGCACGTCCGGCTCTCCGGCCCGGCGGCCGGGCCCGCCGCCGGCTCGCTCGCCGCGCTGCTGCTCGCCGAGCCCGTTGCGGGGCTCGCGGACCGGCTCGCCGCGTTCGTGGCGGACCGCGCCGCCCTCGAACTGGTGCACGTGGTGACGGGCGACGGGGGCCGGGCGGCGCGAGCGCGCGGCGAGCTGGCCGCGCTCGAGGTGCTGGGGCTGCGCCCCGTGGCGATCGTGCTCAACCGGCTGATCTCCGTCGACGACCGCTTCGCACTGGACCTGCCCCACCCCGCGGTGCAGTCGGTCCGGTCGCGCGTCGCCTCCCAGGACGATGCGCGCGAGGCGCTCGCCGAGGTGGCGACGGTGCTGGACCGTCCCGTCCTCGAGGCGGCCGAGGCGGCCGATCCCGTACTCACCCCCGCCGCCACGGCGGACCTCGCTTGGGACGCGGCCGCGATCCTCGACGCGGAACCCGCCGCGGTACCGGTGCCGGAGGTCCGCCCGACCGGCGGCGCCGGGCTCGACGCGCGTTACGAGTGGGCGGTCGCACTGCCGCTGGTGGACCCCGCCACGATCGGCCTCGGCCGGGTCGACGAGGACGTCGTGGTCGAAGCCCAGGGTGTGCGGCGCCGGATCCGGCTACCGTCTGTGTTGCGCCGCTGCGTCGTTGCGGGCGCGACGTACGAGGAAGGGGAGTTGCGCGTGTCCTTCGTCCCCGACCCGGAGGTGTGGCCCCGTGGCTGATCCCACCCCCGACCCCGCCGACGAGTTCCTCACCTCCGCGGCGCGCCTGTTCGAGACCGCCCGGCCGTGGATCGCCGCGGCGCTCGCCGAGCACTCCGCGCACCCCGAGGGCGACCCCGGCGCCTGCCGGCTGTGCGCGCTGGGCGGCGCCGTCGCCCGGCACATCGAGCCCTTCGCCGCCGAGGCGTCGAAATCCTTCGGCCACTTCGCCGACGAGGTGCTGGCGGATCTGCTGCGCCTCGCCGAGGAACTACTGGGCAGTGCGCGGACCACCGCCGCGGCCGTCGCCGCCGACTACCTCGCGACCGTGGGTGGCGCGGCGCCGGATACCGGGACGCCCGCCGAGCCGGGAGCGGACGAGTCCCCGCGACCGGCCGCACCGCCGTCCCCGGGCGGCTACGAACGCATCGACATCCGACTCTCGGGCCCCGGGGAGGACCAGTCTCAATGACGCTGACGATCGGCATCGACATCGGCGGCACCTCGGTCCGCGCGGGCGTCGTGACGGACGACGGCACCGTCGTCGATACGGCCCGGGCGGAGACGCCCCGCAGTGCCGCGGCGCTCGAGCGCTGCCTCGACCGGGTGGTGCAGGAGCTGTGCGTCGAGCACGACGTGAAGGCCGTGGGGCTCGCCGTGGCGGGCTTCCTCGATCCGGCCAGAGAACGAGTCGCCTTCGCGCCGCACCTGCCGTGGCGCGACACCGCTGTCCCCGCCGAGATGACGCAGCGGATCGGCCTGCCGGTGATCATGGAGCACGACGCGAACTCCGCCGCCTGGGCGGAGTTCGTCCACGGTCCGGCCCGGCAGTCCAAGGTGACGTGCGTCGTCGCGCTCGGCACCGGCATCGGGGCGGGGCTGCTCATCGACGGGGAGCTCTACCGCGGGGCGTACGGCGTGGCGCCGGAGCTGGGCCACCTGCAGGTGGTGCCCGACGGTCGGCCGTGCGACTGCGGGAAGCGGGGGTGCTGGGAGCGTTACTGCAGCGGAACCGCGCTGGTGGAGACCGCGATCGATCTCATGGGGCCGAAGGGCTCGCGCGGGGTGCTGCTCGCGCGCGAGCTGGCCGACGACCCGGGGTCGCTCACGGGCCGCAAGGTCGCCGCCGCGGCCGAGGCCGGTGACCCCGTGGCGCAGGAGGCGGTCGGGGAGCTGGCCCGCTGGCTCGGCGTGGGGCTGGCGATGGTCAGCGACGTCTTCGACCCGGACCTGATCATCCTGTCCGGCGGGGTCGGCGCCTCGTCGCGGCTGTTCCTCGACGACGCCAGGGACCAGTTCGCGCAGCAGCTCACCGGCGGGAAGTACCGTCGCAAGGCCCGGATCCGCGCCACCGAACTCGGCGAACGCGCCGGGATGCTCGGTGCCGCCGCCCTCGCGCGGGACGCCGTGCGGGCCTGATCGCCCGGCGCGGGCCGCGCGCCGTCGGTAGAGTGAGGCGGAGCACGTCGAGTCGGGAATCGAGAGCTGGGCGACATGTGGTGGATGGTCTTCAAATGGGTCCTGATCGGACCGGTCCTACGACTCCTGGGGCGCCCCCGCGTGGTGGGCGTCGAGAACCTGCCGAAGGACGGCCCGGCCATCCTCGCGAGCAATCACCTCGCGGTCATGGACTCGTTCTTCCTGCCGCTCATGGTGCCCCGCCCCATCAAATTCCTCGCCAAGAGCGAGTACTTCACCGGTAAGGGCCTCAAGGGCGCCTTCAAGAAGTGGTTCTTCTCGTCCGTCGGCTGCATCCCGATCGTGCGCGGCAGCGCGAGTGCGGCGCAGGACGCGCTCGACGCGGGGGTCGGTGCGCTCAAGGACGGCCAGCTCCTCGGCCTGTACCCGGAGGGCACCCGCAGCCCCGACGGGCGGTTGTACAAGGGCAAGACCGGCATGGCCCGGATGGCGTTGGAGACGGGCGCCCCGATCATCCCGGTCGCCATGGTCGACACCGAGAAGTTCAACCCGCCCGGCTCCACGCTGCCGCACCCCACCAAGGTGCAGGTGCGGATCGGTAAGCCGCTGGACTTCTCCCGGTTCGAGGGCATGTCGGGGAACCGGTTCATCGAGCGCGCCATCACCGACGAGGTCATGTACGAGCTGATGAAGCTCTCCGGCCAGGCCTACGTCGACGTCTACGCCCAGGACGTCAAGGACGGTGTGGTCGTCCCGGGCGAGGAGCGGGAGGCCGGCGCCGCGTAGCGTCGACCCCCGTGAAGTACTTCTACGACCTGGAATTCATCGAGGACGGAAGGGTCATCGACCTGGTCTCGATCGGCATCGTCGGCGAGGACGGCCGCGAGTTCTACGCCGTCTCCACCGAGTTCGATCCCGAGGCCGCCGGGCCGTGGGTGCGGGCGAACGTGCTGCCGAAGCTGCCGCCGCCGGCCAGCAGGCTCTGGCAATCGCGCGCTGCGATCCGCGACGGGGTCTTCGACTTCCTCAGCGCCGGCCCCGGCGACATCGAACTCTGGGCGTGGGTCGCCGCCTACGACCACGTGGCGCTGTGCCAGCTCTGGGGGCCGATGACGGCGCTGCCCCGGTCCATGCCGCGGTTCACCCGCGAGCTCAAGCAGCTGTGGGACGAGCGGGGTCGCCCGGCGCTGCCCGCTGCGCCGGCGGATGCGCACGACGCACTCGCCGACGCCCGGCACAACCTCGCCAAGTACCGGGCGATCACGGGTGCGTAGCGCCCGCGTGATCGGGTCGCGTCCGCCCTCGTGACCCGGGCGCGTCCGCTCGGCGTAATCTCTCTCACGTGGCAGTGAACTGGACCGTCGACGTCCCCATCGATACTCTCCCCAAGCTCCCGGCTCTCCCGGGTGACCTGCGTGAGCGCCTCGACGACGCGCTCGCCAAGCCGGCCCTGCAGCAGCCGAGCTGGCCGCGGGAGCAGGCGGACGCGATGCGGACGGTGCTGGAGTCGGTGCCGCCGATCACCGTGCCGCCGGAGATCCAGTCCCTGCAGGATCAGCTGGCCGAGGTCGCGCTGGGGCGCGCCTTCCTGCTCCAGGGCGGCGACTGCGCGGAGACCTTCGTCGACAACACGGAGCCGCACATCACGGCGAACATCCGCACCCTGCTGCAGATGGCCGTCGCGCTGACCTACGGCGCGTCGATGCCGGTGGTCAAGGTCGCCCGCATCGCGGGCCAGTACGCGAAGCCGCGCTCGTCCGACACCGACGCGCTGGGACTGACCAGCTACCGCGGCGACATGGTCAACGGCTTCCCGCCGGAGGAGGCGGTGCGCAAGCACGACCCGTCGCGCCTGATCCGTGCGTACGCCAACGCCAGTGCCGCCATGAACCTGGTGCGTGCCGTCACCGGTTCGGGGATGGCGGACCTGCACAAGGTGCACGAGTGGAACCGGGAGTTCGTGGCGAGTTCGCCCGCCGGTGCCCGGTACGAGGCCCTGGCCTCGGAGATCGACGGCGGCCTGCGGTTCATGGCCGCGTGCGGCGTGGAGGACCGGAACCTCAAGTCCGCCACGATCTACTCGAGCCACGAGGCGCTGGTGCTCGACTACGAGCGCGGGCTGCTGCGCCTGGCCGACAACCCGGACGACCCCGAGGCCCAGCAGGTGCTCTACAACCTGTCGGCGCACTTCCTCTGGATCGGCGAGCGCACCCGCCAGCTCGACGGCGCCCACATCGCCTTCATGGAGCTGATCAACAACCCGATCGGCGTGAAGATCGGCCCGACCACCACCCCCGAGCAAGCGGTCGAGTACGTCGAGCGGCTGGACCCGAAGAACAAGCCGGGCCGGCTCACCCTGATCTCCCGCATGGGTAACGGCAACGTGCGCACCGCGCTGCCGCCCATCGTCGAGGCCGTCGAGGCGACGGGTCACAAGGTGATCTGGCAGTGCGACCCGATGCACGGCAACACCCACGAGTCCTCGACGGGCTACAAGACCCGCCACTTCGACCGCATCGTCGACGAGGTGCAGGGCTTCTTCGAGGTGCACCGCGCCATCGGATCGCACCCGGGCGGCGTGCACGTCGAGCTCACGGGCGAGAACGTCACCGAGTGCCTCGGCGGCGCGCAGGACATCTCCGACGCGGACCTCGCGGGCCGGTACGAGACCGCCTGCGATCCGCGCCTGAACACCCAGCAGAGCCTGGAGCTGGCCTTCCTGGTCGCGGAGATGCTCCGGGGCTGATCACACGGTGTAGCGGAGCTCCCGGGCGGCGCCGCCCGCGGGGACCCCGTCGTCACCGCACGGGAGCAGCGTGAGGGCCTCGCCCTGCGCGACGCCCATCCGGATGTCGGACAGGTCGCGCTGCGACCACGGCTCGCGGCGGAAGAACATGTCGTCGAGGCCCTTGACGAACCACGACGCCGAGAACGCCAGGATGCCGACGACCTCGGCCACCCACAGCGGACCGAGGTGGAGCGGCAGCGTCGCACCCGCCCGCGCGGCGAGCAGACACAGCCCGCTCACCACCACGATCGTGAGCGCGCACCCGAAGTGGAACCGCCAACCGGCACGATTGGACAGCTGCGCGAGGAGCCGCCGGAGACCGCCGCTCCCCACGGGCGCGACCGCCGGCCGCAGGAACGGATTCCGCCGGTCGTGGAGCGCGGTCGTGACGCACATGAGCACGAACATCACGAACACCACCAGCGCTGCGATCACGTGCACCGCGGCGGTTCGGTCGATGCCGAACGCGACCTGGAGGGGCGTCGCCGCCGGCGGCGACGCGCCCGCGCCACACTCGCCCGCGGGAACCGGTCCGGGAAGTCCCGTCGGGAAGGCGGCGACGGCGATCGCGGCCACGCCGGCGACCGTGCTCAGCGCGTTCGCCTCGGATCTCCGGTTGAGCTTGTAGGAGAACAGCAGGAACCCGACGATGCCCAGCCCGATGACGAAGATGTCGCGCGCCCCCGAGTGGTAGTAGACGCTGAGCGAGTCCCGTACCCGCACGCAGTACTCGCCCGAGGTGGCGAAGTCCACGGCGATGAGGGCGACGGGGAGCAGCAGCCCCACGGCGCCGCCGTAGAACCGGATGATGAGCAGTGACCGCACCGAGTTCGATTCCTCGATCGCGCGGCGGTCCTCGGCGGGCATGGTGTCCAGGGCGCAGCTCCGGCGCGCGCCGCCGCTCGTCTCCGCCATCGCGACTCCCTTCGCCGTGCGGCCCCGCAGGTGCGGTCGCCCGGAGGCTAACAAGGCGCCGCGCCGGCCGCCCGGCTTCCCGATGAGGCGGGCCACAAATCGCCGGAATCACCCGCCGCTCCACCGGTCCCCTGGGACCATGCACCCATGGGTGCCTACGCCGACGAATACCGCCGCAGCATGACCGATCCGGAGGGCTTCTGGGCCGAGCAGGCCGCCGCGATCGACTGGATCACACCGCCGACGAAAGTACTCGACGGTGCGGGCGCGCCGCTGTACCGCTGGTTCCCGGATGCGGAGCTGAACACGTGTGTGAACGCGGTCGATCGGCACGTGGCGGCCGGGCGGGGCGATCAGCCGGCGGTGATCCACGATTCGGCGATCACGGGCGAGGTGCAGACGCTCACGTACGCACAGCTGCTGGAGCGCGTCGCGAGGTTCGCGGGCGTGCTCTCCGGCCTCGGCGTGACCAAGGGCGACCGGGTGGTGATCTACCTGCCGATGATCACCGAGGCGGTGGTCGCGATGCTGGCGTGCGCGCGGATCGGGGCGGTGCACTCGGTGGTGTTCGGCGGCTTCGCGGCGCCGGAGCTGGCGGCGCGCCTCGACGACGCGCGGCCGAAGGCCATCGTCACCGCGTCGTGCGGCCTCGAGGGCTCGAAGGTGCTGCCGTACCTGCCGATCGTGCACGCGGCGATCGACGCCGCGGAGGCGAAGCCGGATGCGGTGGTGGTGTGGCAGCGGCCGCAGCTGACGGCGGAACTGGGCCCGCGCGATCACGATTGGGCAGCGGCGGAGGCGGCCGCGCAGCCCGCGGATCCGGTCGCGGTCGCGGCGACCGACCCGCTCTACATCCTCTACACCTCCGGCACCACCGGCAAGCCGAAGGGCGTGGTGCGCGACAACGGCGGCCACGCGGTGGCGCTGGCCTACTCGATGCGGGCGATCTACGACGCGCACCCGGGCGAGGTGTGGTGGACCGCGTCTGACGTCGGCTGGGTCGTGGGCCACAGCTACATCGTCTACGCGCCGCTGCTCATCGGCGCCACGACCGTGGTCTACGAGGGCAAGCCCGTCGGCACCCCGGATGCGGGTGCGTTCTGGCGGGTGATCGAGCGGCACGGGGTGAGCAACCTGTTCACCGCGCCGACAGCGCTGCGCGCGATCCGCAAGGAGGACCCGGATGCGGAGTTCCTTGCGAAGTCGGACGTCTCGTCGCTGCGGACGCTGTTCATGGCGGGCGAGCGGCTCGACCCGGACACGTACGAGTGGGCGTCGGCGAAACTGGGCGTGCCGGTGATCGACCACTGGTGGCAGACGGAGACGGGCTGGCCGATCGCGGCCAATCTCCGTGGGGTGGAGCCGATGCCGGTCAAGCCGGGCAGCGCCACCGTCCCGGTGCCGGGGTTCGGCGTGCGGATCGTCGACGACGCCGGGCAGGACGTGCCCGCGGGCGCCGAAGGCGCCGTGGTGATCTCGCTGCCGCTGCCGCCCGGAACGCTGCCCACGCTGTGGGGCGCGGATGCACGGTACATCGAGTCGTACCTGTCCACGTTCCCCGGCAACTACCTCACGGGCGACGGCGGCTATCTCGACGAGGACGGCTACCTGTTCGTCATGGGCCGCACCGACGACGTGATCAACGTGGCCGGGCACCGGCTCTCGACCGGCGCGCTGGAGGCGGCGATCGCCGGGCACCCCGCCGTCGCGGAGTGTGCGGTGATCGGCGTCGCGGATCAGCTCAAGGGACAGCTGCCGCGGGCGCTGGTGGCGCTCAAGGCCGGCGGCGACTGGGACCACGACACGGTGCGCGCCGAGATCGTCCAGCAGGTGCGCGAGACGATCGGCGCCGTCGCCGCGCTCAAGGAGGTCGCGATCGTCGCGGCCCTGCCCAAGACCCGCTCCGGGAAGATCCTGCGGCGCAGCATGCGCGCCATCGCCGAGGGACGCGACGAGGCGGTCCCGTCGACGATCGAGAACCCGGCCGTCCTCGACGACCTGCGGGGCGTGCTCCGCGGCTAGCGCTGCAGCAGCGGCGCGCTGCGGTAGCTCCAGAGGCCGAGGGTGCTCAGCGCGTCGCGGTAGATGCTGCGCAGCTCATCCGTGGACGGCGTCGCCAGCTCGGCGAGCGGCTTGTCCACGGCCGCTACGGAACTCACCGTGAACGTCGCGGGCAGGTTCTCCCGCGCCGCCAGGATCAGGTCGACGGTGCCGCGCCGCACGTGGCTCGCGGAGCTCACGACGATCGCGTGCTCGATCCGCTGTGTCGCGAGCACGTACGAGCTGTACAGCGCGTTCTCGACGGTGGTGCGGGCGAAGTTCTCGTCGGTGATCCGCGCCGCGTCGACGCCCCGCTCCACGAGCCAGTTCTTCATCAGCGCGCCCTCGGTGTTACCGGCCTGCTCCACGCCGCCGGTCACCACGATCGGTGCCGCGGGGAGGGCGCGCGCCACTTCGAGGGTCTTCTCCAGGCGCTGGATCAGCGGCGCGTCCATCGTGCCGTCCTTCTTCAGCGCGTAGCCGAGCACGACGATGCCGGTGGCCGGCGGGGCGATCCGCGGCGGCGAGTCGGTCAGGGTGGCCCCGACGGCCCGATCGATCGCGGTGAACAGCGCCTCGACCTCCGGGACCCGGTCGGGTGCGACCCGGCGCAGCTGCTCGACCTCCGCCGCCGAGCCCGCGGCGTCGCCGAGGAAGCGGTTCCAGACGGCGAGGTAGGTGTGCGCATCGTCGTCGTCCGGCGCGACGTCGAGGACCTTGCGGTACAGCTCCAGGGCGCCGGGGACGTTCTTCTGCGCGATCCGCGCCGACGCCGCGCTGAACAGGAGGTCGGCCCGGTACGGCGCGAGCGCGGACGCGGCCAGCAGTTTCTGCTCGACCACCGCCATGTTGTCCACCGTCTTGTCGGTGTTACCGGCAGTCGATGTGCGGGTGGGGGAGTCGAAGGCCTCCTTCGCCTCCGCGAGCAGCGCGGCCACCTGGCCTGCGACGCCGCGCGTCGCGGCGGACGAGGACGCCGCGGACGGCGCCGGCGCACCGTCGGGGGAGTTCGACGTGCAGCCGGCGAGAACGATCGCGCCGATCGCGGCGAGGGCGACGGTCCGGGGCAGGGCGGAGGTCCGCTTCATGGGGCACAGGCTAGCCCGCGGGCCCGCGCCGCGCCGGGTATCAGTCCGCGCGCTGGGCGAGCTTGAGCAGGCGGCCGAGGAGCTCGTCGCCGGCGAGCTCGGTCTCCGCGGCGTCGCGGTCGCGGTCCGACTCCGTGTCGTGTTCGCCGTGCACCTGCGTGTGCAGCTGTTCCATCCGGCGGTCCAGTTGCTCGGCGACGGCCGCAGCCGCGGAGAGCTCATCCTGGAGGTGGGCGGGGACGGCACCGTCGTACTTGTAGAAGATCTTGTGCTCCAGGCTGGCCCAGAAGTCCATGGCGATCGTCCGGATCTGCAGTTCGACGGGCACGTGCACGGGGCCGGTCGAGAGGAAGACGGGGATCTCGACGATGGCGTGCAGGCTCTTGTAGCCGTTGGGCTTCGGGGATGCGATGTAGTCCTTGACCACCACGACGCGCACGTCGTCCTGTGCGGTGATCGTTTCGAGGATCCGATAGGTATCGGCGATGAAGCTGCACGTGATCCGGATGCCCGCGATGTCGGTGATCGTCTCGCGGATCAGCGGCAGCTCCGGCGCGATGCCGCGGCGGGCCACCTTCTTGACGATGCTCTCGGGCTTCTTGATCCGCGAGGTGACGTGCTCGATCGGGTTGTATCGATGCAGCTGAAGGAACTCCTCGCGGAGGATCGTCACCTTGGTGAGCACCTCCTTCACGGCGAACTGGTACTCCATGAGGAAGCGGGTCAGCTCGTCGCGCATGCGGCGTGCCCGGGCCAGTGTCGCGGCGTCGGGAACGAAGCCGGGATCGAACGGCGCGGGGCTGCTCATCGACGCTCCCGGGTCGTCACGGCAGGGCCGTGACGGTCACCGTCGACCCGGCCTGCACGCGCGAGCCGCCGCCCGGATCCT from Tsukamurella paurometabola includes the following:
- a CDS encoding class II 3-deoxy-7-phosphoheptulonate synthase; amino-acid sequence: MNWTVDVPIDTLPKLPALPGDLRERLDDALAKPALQQPSWPREQADAMRTVLESVPPITVPPEIQSLQDQLAEVALGRAFLLQGGDCAETFVDNTEPHITANIRTLLQMAVALTYGASMPVVKVARIAGQYAKPRSSDTDALGLTSYRGDMVNGFPPEEAVRKHDPSRLIRAYANASAAMNLVRAVTGSGMADLHKVHEWNREFVASSPAGARYEALASEIDGGLRFMAACGVEDRNLKSATIYSSHEALVLDYERGLLRLADNPDDPEAQQVLYNLSAHFLWIGERTRQLDGAHIAFMELINNPIGVKIGPTTTPEQAVEYVERLDPKNKPGRLTLISRMGNGNVRTALPPIVEAVEATGHKVIWQCDPMHGNTHESSTGYKTRHFDRIVDEVQGFFEVHRAIGSHPGGVHVELTGENVTECLGGAQDISDADLAGRYETACDPRLNTQQSLELAFLVAEMLRG
- a CDS encoding polyadenylate-specific 3'-exoribonuclease AS, translating into MKYFYDLEFIEDGRVIDLVSIGIVGEDGREFYAVSTEFDPEAAGPWVRANVLPKLPPPASRLWQSRAAIRDGVFDFLSAGPGDIELWAWVAAYDHVALCQLWGPMTALPRSMPRFTRELKQLWDERGRPALPAAPADAHDALADARHNLAKYRAITGA
- a CDS encoding AMP-dependent synthetase/ligase translates to MREISVPANYTIDPSASTVDVVFDVARTDPDSVRIKRLVAGTWEPVTSKQYEQEILGVAKGLIAQGVKPGDRVALVSSTRYEWPLIDFAIWAVGGVTVPVYETSSSGQIDWILEDSDAVLMIIEGPKQAAEVAELTNLHSVRRVLQIDPTDDAPGAVATLTAEGAEVTDEQVHAGRADVTADDLATLIYTSGTTGRPKGCELTHSNLMSEAEAILASPFGEAIRGGSNVMFLPLAHVLARAVNIACFKGGALVGHFNDTKNLVPQFSVFKPTLILSVPRVFEKVYASAQQSAVDGGKGKIFDAAVQTAIEYSQAQDTGGAGLILKAKHTLFDKLVYGKLKAALGGNCKVAISGGAPLGARLGHFFRGVGVTVMEGYGLTETTAAITVNVAGAQKIGTVGRPLAGQAAKIAEDGEILLKGSVVFRGYWHNEEATKAAIEDGWFHTGDLGSIDDDGYLSITGRKKELIVTAGGKNVSPAGLEDALRSNPLISQAMVVGDAQPYIAALVTIDPEAFPQWKAANGKPESATVSDLRNDPDLLAEINKAVAAANETVSKAEAIKKVRILPEDFSEETGEMTPTMKVKRNVVSQKYADDIAELYAK
- a CDS encoding ROK family protein yields the protein MTLTIGIDIGGTSVRAGVVTDDGTVVDTARAETPRSAAALERCLDRVVQELCVEHDVKAVGLAVAGFLDPARERVAFAPHLPWRDTAVPAEMTQRIGLPVIMEHDANSAAWAEFVHGPARQSKVTCVVALGTGIGAGLLIDGELYRGAYGVAPELGHLQVVPDGRPCDCGKRGCWERYCSGTALVETAIDLMGPKGSRGVLLARELADDPGSLTGRKVAAAAEAGDPVAQEAVGELARWLGVGLAMVSDVFDPDLIILSGGVGASSRLFLDDARDQFAQQLTGGKYRRKARIRATELGERAGMLGAAALARDAVRA
- a CDS encoding SRPBCC family protein encodes the protein MAAISAFDRYPEWVSAAREVTVLETTPDGHPRRVRFVLEEGFLRDTYELEYRWAPGGRSVEWDLAASTLQSTQHGRYDLTPTADGAGTTVTYTLEVTLQIPMLGMLRRKAEKAITDTALKELKRHVEGESAAES
- a CDS encoding lysophospholipid acyltransferase family protein; its protein translation is MWWMVFKWVLIGPVLRLLGRPRVVGVENLPKDGPAILASNHLAVMDSFFLPLMVPRPIKFLAKSEYFTGKGLKGAFKKWFFSSVGCIPIVRGSASAAQDALDAGVGALKDGQLLGLYPEGTRSPDGRLYKGKTGMARMALETGAPIIPVAMVDTEKFNPPGSTLPHPTKVQVRIGKPLDFSRFEGMSGNRFIERAITDEVMYELMKLSGQAYVDVYAQDVKDGVVVPGEEREAGAA
- a CDS encoding DUF998 domain-containing protein, with amino-acid sequence MAETSGGARRSCALDTMPAEDRRAIEESNSVRSLLIIRFYGGAVGLLLPVALIAVDFATSGEYCVRVRDSLSVYYHSGARDIFVIGLGIVGFLLFSYKLNRRSEANALSTVAGVAAIAVAAFPTGLPGPVPAGECGAGASPPAATPLQVAFGIDRTAAVHVIAALVVFVMFVLMCVTTALHDRRNPFLRPAVAPVGSGGLRRLLAQLSNRAGWRFHFGCALTIVVVSGLCLLAARAGATLPLHLGPLWVAEVVGILAFSASWFVKGLDDMFFRREPWSQRDLSDIRMGVAQGEALTLLPCGDDGVPAGGAARELRYTV